The genomic segment TGCCATTCTTAACTATCCTTTCATAAAGATTTTTAATTTCTTGTTGCTTAGTTTTGAAATCAAGCGACAAGAAGGTTTTTCTAGCAATGATTATGGTACGAAATAAAATATTAGTTTTATCTAGTTCTCTAATAATTGCTCTAATTTGATTACGGTAGTGATTTCGCATCACGGCA from the Metamycoplasma arthritidis genome contains:
- the rnpA gene encoding ribonuclease P protein component — protein: MTNKHVLKKNWEFKAVLAARKQVVSKNLIIYYVPSEIFQVGISIPKQFANAVMRNHYRNQIRAIIRELDKTNILFRTIIIARKTFLSLDFKTKQQEIKNLYERIVKNGKRKV